From Streptomyces sp. GSL17-111, one genomic window encodes:
- a CDS encoding acyltransferase family protein yields the protein MTATVPPPGHRAGPTQDVPASPAEAQPADAHPADAHPADASFAAPRDRYLDLLRALALLRVVVYHTFGWAWLTFLFPSMGVMFALAGSLMARSLRRPAPGVIKRRVRRLLLPLWLYGVLVLSMLFYQGWGPAKGEEVWFWVRLLCWVVPVGSPPFPWHIGDEGGLLSDTWAVQAAAPLWYLRAYFWFVLLSPLLLWCFRRLLWVTLLAPLGLTALLGTGLVEIPGQTGHAVVDFVTFGSCWVLGFAHHDGLLRRIPAYIAPSLAPLFMAVGLWWAAGHPGADGMDLNDIPLAQALWSFGFCVLLLRISPSWERLPERLARWDKPITLANSRAVTLYLWHEIALIASIPLLDPLWDIPGVWPTHAELLTSLYPPLMFVLVWPLVALFIVAVGWAEDVAARRRPRLWPVRR from the coding sequence ATGACCGCCACCGTGCCCCCGCCCGGCCACCGGGCGGGGCCGACGCAGGACGTGCCCGCGTCCCCCGCCGAGGCGCAGCCCGCTGACGCGCACCCCGCTGACGCGCACCCCGCTGACGCGTCCTTTGCCGCGCCGCGCGACCGCTACCTGGACCTCCTGCGGGCGCTCGCGCTGCTGCGGGTCGTCGTCTACCACACCTTCGGGTGGGCGTGGCTGACGTTCCTCTTCCCGTCGATGGGCGTGATGTTCGCGCTCGCCGGTTCGCTGATGGCCCGTTCACTGAGGCGCCCGGCGCCCGGCGTCATCAAGCGGCGCGTCCGGCGGCTGCTGCTGCCCCTGTGGCTGTACGGCGTGCTGGTCCTGAGCATGCTCTTCTACCAGGGCTGGGGCCCGGCCAAGGGGGAGGAGGTCTGGTTCTGGGTACGGCTGCTGTGCTGGGTCGTGCCCGTCGGCTCCCCGCCCTTCCCCTGGCACATCGGCGACGAGGGCGGGCTGCTCTCCGACACCTGGGCCGTGCAGGCGGCCGCGCCGCTGTGGTACCTGCGGGCCTACTTCTGGTTCGTGCTGCTCTCCCCGCTGCTGCTGTGGTGCTTCCGCAGGCTTCTCTGGGTGACGCTGCTCGCCCCCCTCGGCCTCACCGCGCTGCTCGGCACCGGGCTGGTGGAGATCCCCGGCCAGACCGGCCACGCGGTCGTCGACTTCGTGACCTTCGGCTCCTGCTGGGTCCTGGGCTTCGCCCACCACGACGGGCTCCTCAGACGCATCCCCGCCTACATCGCACCTTCCCTCGCGCCCCTGTTCATGGCCGTCGGCCTGTGGTGGGCCGCCGGCCATCCGGGCGCCGACGGCATGGATCTCAACGACATCCCGCTCGCCCAGGCCCTGTGGTCCTTCGGTTTCTGCGTCCTGCTGCTGCGGATCAGTCCGTCCTGGGAGCGGCTGCCGGAGCGGCTGGCCCGCTGGGACAAACCGATCACGCTCGCCAACAGCCGCGCAGTGACGCTGTACCTGTGGCACGAGATCGCGCTCATCGCCTCGATCCCGCTGCTGGACCCGCTGTGGGACATCCCCGGTGTCTGGCCCACCCACGCCGAGCTGTTGACCAGCCTCTATCCGCCGCTGATGTTCGTGCTGGTCTGGCCGCTCGTCGCGCTCTTCATCGTGGCCGTCGGCTGGGCGGAGGACGTCGCCGCCCGCCGTCGTCCACGGCTGTGGCCGGTACGGCGCTGA
- the hemC gene encoding hydroxymethylbilane synthase, which translates to MAPELIRIATRSSPMALAQVERVRRELAKLFPRTATKVVPVTAYGDRWTGNLATLGGKAAFTREVDATLLDGDADVAVHCMKDVPGDRPLPDGTVFAAWMRREDPRDALVHPGGLTLDELPSCTRIGTSSVRRAAQLAASHPRLRRVPIRGNVGRRLEKLDEDRVDALVLAVCGLDRVGASARIAQVLPVETMCPPLGAGVLGLQCREGDEPVASAMRALGDPATAREMVAERALLAALRGHCNTPVAGYARAAASGEVYLHARVFTPDGTTVLHAEESSTTGPAELGLSVADALLARGARALIDAIPH; encoded by the coding sequence GTGGCCCCCGAGCTGATCCGCATCGCCACCCGCTCCTCCCCGATGGCCCTGGCCCAGGTGGAACGGGTCCGGCGCGAGCTGGCGAAGCTGTTCCCCCGGACGGCGACGAAGGTCGTGCCCGTCACCGCCTACGGCGACCGCTGGACGGGCAACCTCGCCACCCTCGGCGGCAAGGCCGCCTTCACCCGAGAGGTGGACGCCACCCTGCTGGACGGCGACGCCGATGTCGCCGTCCACTGCATGAAGGACGTCCCGGGCGACCGGCCGCTCCCCGACGGCACCGTCTTCGCCGCGTGGATGCGGCGCGAGGACCCCCGCGACGCGCTCGTCCACCCCGGCGGGCTGACCCTGGACGAGTTGCCGTCGTGCACCCGGATCGGCACCTCGTCCGTGCGCCGGGCGGCCCAGCTCGCCGCCTCCCACCCGCGCCTGCGCCGCGTGCCGATCCGGGGGAACGTGGGCCGGCGGCTGGAGAAGCTGGACGAGGACCGGGTGGACGCCCTCGTCCTCGCCGTCTGCGGCCTCGACCGCGTCGGCGCCTCCGCCCGCATCGCCCAGGTCCTCCCCGTCGAGACGATGTGCCCGCCGCTCGGCGCGGGCGTCCTCGGCCTCCAGTGCCGCGAGGGGGACGAGCCGGTGGCCAGCGCCATGAGGGCGCTCGGCGATCCGGCGACCGCCCGGGAGATGGTCGCCGAACGCGCCCTGCTCGCCGCCCTGCGGGGCCACTGCAACACCCCCGTCGCCGGTTACGCCCGGGCGGCCGCGTCGGGCGAGGTGTACCTGCACGCCCGCGTCTTCACCCCGGACGGCACGACCGTGCTGCACGCGGAGGAGTCCTCCACCACCGGCCCGGCCGAGCTCGGCCTCAGCGTGGCCGACGCCCTCCTCGCCCGGGGTGCCCGCGCGCTCATCGACGCGATCCCGCACTGA